TTAGAAGTACTTAGGCCAAAAGGCAGTGCAAACATTCATTTAATTGACTGCTAAGCTGATATTCCGTTCATTTTGCACTAATAATTACTCGACAGGGGTTTTAACAGGTCTGCACAGCAGGAGGGACTTGTACTTTTTTCTTTGACTATCACAAGCTAACTGAAACCTGACTgcacttattttatttattttcaccgTACAATAAACTGATAACAATAGGCTATCTATTTCCAAAGCTTTCAAGTTTAAAAGAAACAATAAAGATAGCTACAATCTATTGTGATCGAATGTCATACAAGCATACTTGTCGATGCGTTTATCGATTAGTATATTAACTTATCTTGAGCTAAACgattataagaaaaaaagtgcacagaataaagaaatataaaatattattcagaacaaaaacaaaataaattaataatgctTGAATTCATGAGCAGGTTACACCATTTAAGATTATTAGTAATTTATAAGTATTAATgtcataatttaatttctgaaTCTAacagaaattctgaaatgatataaaatgATCTTATCTCaaggaaattgaaaatatcttaaaagacaactaagattttttttttctaaacatGTTCCTCTGACagttatatgatatagtcgtccgatccgacTCTTTCTGAGAGGGACGGAAAGTCAGACATGGCTAGaccgactcggctgttgatgctgatcaggaATAATTATACATTATAGGGTCGGAATCATCTCCTTCACAGCTTTGCAAGCTTCAGACCAAAATTATAATTCCATGGAGGGATGTAAAAATACAAAGTTTTGtttgtattataattaaaataatctaCTTTATTATCAATATACATGTTTATAGTTCAATCCATTTGATATCCCTCTTAAGGTTTTTGGTTCTCAAATCCTTGGAATGGGTTAGTATATCGGGTTAATCCATAAATTCATCAACAAGCGTCTTAAATACGTAattttttgacattttcaCAGGATTGTCTAGGATTTCATCCACGTTAGCTGGTATTCCATTTTTCTTGTgcctaaataataaaaatataacaatcaTCTggtgtgattttttttaagaaaacctACCCCAAAACCAGAATACccctttttatgaaattatagTGGGCAAATCTAGAGATATCCTTTGTTTCCATACAAGCATAGATTTCGTAGCCCTCAAACCTCTTGTTCAAAAGATATTCGACAAGAGATATGGACTTTACCATACTGAtgctgaaataaataattaaaataaaaaaagataattGTGCAATATTTACTCTTCCCTGCATACCGAATATTGCCAGAAGCATACTCTTCCAAATGTGATTCTTCGTCTAAAACAAGAGTATCCACTCCAAATCTTTGGCAGGTTAGCATCAATCTTGCAAAATTAGTTTCCTTATCAAGCAGGGAAGCCACCACTATTGTAATTCCCATAGGATCATAGGACAGTTTCGAGCTACTATTTTCAAAAGAAACTTCTTTGTAAAGGTTATGAGACGTTGCTAACTGGGAGGATGACACCAATTTTCTGGATCTAAAAGTCTGGCGAGCATTTCTAATTTTATTCCATACAAAATGAGGAATAGGTTCATAAAGTCTGTAAAGTTCATCAAAGGGTGCATTTGTCATATACAGAATATAATCTGAAATGTTATTCCATATAGATAACATACATATTTCTGCAAGTATGAGCCGAGGTTCGCTTTGAAGCTCGTACAGCTTTTTTCCCAATAAAGTCTCCACTGAGCTTATCAGGCTTTCGGCTACTGGAATGtgaatacttttaaaaagagTATTAGAATATGGAATCGTATTTGAATCCTGCCATACTTTACCTATTTAGTTCACACTCCAACGCTAATCTGTGCAGGATAATTTGCGCGAGAGTTCGAACTTCGTAACAGGATCCCATTGTTAGCGGGAGAAGTGATGTGAACATTTCAGATAATTTTTTGTCTTCGTTTAGTTTtaccaaatttttaaaaatgaaaatgtaggCGATGGAGAGATACGACTCCTGTTGCCTTGGCTGCAAACTTGGTAGTGCTTTCAGCACCCAATCGATGCTTTCCACACAAGTGCCTATCAGAAACTCGTGCATAAGGTTTATTCCGAGATGATCGCTGGGCAACAACAAAGTCCTTAAGGATGGCGGATCATCACAATACtcgaaaattttaattagagCAAAAGCAATTCGCAGTTTCTGTCTGTGCACCTCGGAGTTTTCAGTGTAATGAGGATGCTCCATCGACAGCTTTTCGTTCATTTTCAGAAGTTCTTTGAAAATTTTACATTTCGTTTCAATATTTccgaatttatttaaattccttATAGCACTATATCGAATTTTGGCATTGAGTTCCACGACACGAAAAAGGTTATATGCAAAATCAGCCTCTAtgctagaaaaatatttttaatttttacaaaatgtaCTTATAAAACATGATATAATCCTAACTCACCGTGCCAGACCAGTTGTGGGTTCTCCATGAAGCAGCAGTTGTAAATACAGGGATATACTTAGTTTTCTGTCTGGTAAACGATCCAATCTCTTCTGAACCATTAGATTGGTTATGAAGCTTTCATATTCCTTTTCTGTTAAATTTCTATATGCGTAGTCTAAAACATTGTTACTAAAGAAAAAATCTATGATATTAATGAAACAGTCTGTAAGGGAAGAACTTACATATCATCAAAAAGCCTTAGACGTGGAATCAGAGCGGATAGTATCTTCTGGTCCTTTATTCGTTTCTCATGTTTTTCCAATAAGCGCACTAGAGCAGAAATAGTTACTTCAGTGCCCTGTTCCATCAGTTTCGGAAGATCTAAATTAAGTTCCTCCAACTGGCGCCATGAATCTAGGTTAGAGGTAAAGAGGTCCACGCATCGGGCCTTTAAGAAGGATGTATCCTCGCTGGTCTGGCAGTCCAGTCGTTCCAGCAAGTGCGCTTGCATCTCCTCGAGACTCGCTCCCTTCTGAAGCAAGGATGTGTCCACTTTGTAAAACTTGCGGTAAAAGTCCATTAATATTTTCTGGTTATTACTACAAAGAGCGATCCGCCAAAAACCATGCATATATTTGGGAAGAGTTTCCATACTCAATATCTTAGAATTTAAAAGCCATCCCACAACGTTACTCAATGTacaaaaattgtgcaaaaatatgtCAAATGATCTTCGATTAAAGCAGGGAATATGATTAAGGTCATTGCAATCATAGAGTTTTATTCCTAATCGGTCGTGGTCACAATATGGATCCCCCTTAATAAACAATGACTCAATGCAGACCATATAATCCCCCAAAGAGAATCCGTCGATTGTGTCCTGAAATTCAAAAGTGAGATCACTATATTTAACTTAATCTAAATAAAGTTTACCTTGAACAAGAAAAGGACACGATGCTGGGCTGCCTCTCGAAAATCATAATTGTCGAGGGCGCGAACAGCAAGACACAATTTAATAAGCAGCTCCTTGGGAATACTGTTCACTTGTTCAGACTTGAAACAACGTATCCAGAGGATCAGAGGAACGCTCTCCCATGAAACTGTCATCAGTGCTTCCAAAAAGAGTTCCACATTTTCCTCTGACACAAACCGCGTGAGTTGCTCCTCCTTGAGACAGTTGTAATCCTCAGGATCAAACAACTGGCTTCTGTTGGTGGCCACAAGGAACTCTGACAACAGGCTTAAGCGGACGAGTTGCTTTACGCTCAGGTGGGCAAGGAAGTATTCCAAAATTTTGCGCAGCACCTGGACTCTGTCCTCCTGCAAGAGTCTAAGGCACAGGGTGCGCAACCAAGAGAGCCAACACTCGCCGTGATCACTGGACATCAGCTGCAGCTGGGGAAGCTGCTTCTCGAGGGTACTCACAACCAGGAATGGGTCCTGCTCCTCCAAGCCGACTATAATGGCCGCAAAGGCTGTCCACTGCTGGGCACTGCACTGCAAGTAGGCCAGTGTGGCTTCACCACAGTCCCCTTGACACATCGCATGGAGCTTGCGGATGAGAACGCAGAGAAATTTGTGATCCTGGCACTTATCTTGGAGAACCAGAAAGCAGCCGGTATCCAGCAAGCGCATGAAGTCGTCAAAGAAGTATTCCAGCATCTGTTCTATGGTTTTAGCATGGGCCGTGTCCAAGAGGTCCTGCAGCACGACCTTCGCTTCGTCGGCGGGTTTTTCGCGCACCTCCCGCTGGAGGCAGCGGAAGAACCGGCCCACCCATTTCTTATCCCACTCGAGAACTTCCGACTGATTACTTTTACCGGTCGCGTTGGAATCCATTGTGGGTCTCTCTGCCTGTGTTTTTCCCGCGATGTATGATCGTCTTTAACAAGGTAAGATTAGATAATTTAAAATCGCAATGCAATATTTTCTGGACTTGCGTAGATGCGTCACAACTTCCTTTTAAGTTGTTATCAATAGACTTTTATTTAGAAGTCCACAAGGCAAAAGACAgcacatatttatttaattggcaCTAAGCTGATATTCGGTTCATTTTGCACTaataatttaaacacaaaATAGTATGGAAACAATGGGTGGCTAGCCCTCAACGGCTCAGATAAGTTTGGTTTATTCAGAATCAACTCGTATTATTTTTCGTAATCACTCGACAGGAGTTTCAACAGGTCGACACAGCAAGAGGGACTTGTAGTTTCCCCGTCGACTTCCACAAATGCACTGAAACTTGACTGCACTTTTTATTACTATCGTACAATCAACTGATAACACTAGGTCATCTTTTTCCATCTATAAGCCttgaagtttaaaataaacaatgaaGATAGCTACAGTCCAGTGTAATCGAATATATAACCGGCAACTAAATGATAAAACTTGATCTGAACGAACATAAAATAGATAGAAAAAAAAGCTGTAATAATTACGATCCACCAACAGCATAAGAAAAATTAAGCCCATTTAAAATGCcctaaatttgttttattttcttgaattggcttaa
Above is a genomic segment from Drosophila kikkawai strain 14028-0561.14 chromosome 3R, DkikHiC1v2, whole genome shotgun sequence containing:
- the LOC108077682 gene encoding uncharacterized protein, which produces METLPKYMHGFWRIALCSNNQKILMDFYRKFYKVDTSLLQKGASLEEMQAHLLERLDCQTSEDTSFLKARCVDLFTSNLDSWRQLEELNLDLPKLMEQGTEVTISALVRLLEKHEKRIKDQKILSALIPRLRLFDDINNVLDYAYRNLTEKEYESFITNLMVQKRLDRLPDRKLSISLYLQLLLHGEPTTGLARIEADFAYNLFRVVELNAKIRYSAIRNLNKFGNIETKCKIFKELLKMNEKLSMEHPHYTENSEVHRQKLRIAFALIKIFEYCDDPPSLRTLLLPSDHLGINLMHEFLIGTCVESIDWVLKALPSLQPRQQESYLSIAYIFIFKNLVKLNEDKKLSEMFTSLLPLTMGSCYEVRTLAQIILHRLALECELNSIHIPVAESLISSVETLLGKKLYELQSEPRLILAEIYFMNLFLILYGIKLEMLARLLDPENWCHPPS